One Tachypleus tridentatus isolate NWPU-2018 chromosome 3, ASM421037v1, whole genome shotgun sequence DNA window includes the following coding sequences:
- the LOC143246511 gene encoding solute carrier family 23 member 1-like, producing MEDRKTPSFQAFSRQWGLPTVTISAILEMFAGILAQVLESVGDYYACSRLACALPPPPRAINRGIFAERISCIISGIWGSGCEMTFYSQNIGAIGISKVASRRVIQYGAVTMMIFAVLGKFGAFLNIIPEPIIGGIICVMFALVTGVGLSNIQFIDFHSSRNIFILEFFLFMGITIPKWFSGHPGIIDAGNDVANQLITVLLNTSVFVGGLNAFLLHNSIPGTEEEIRLMKWREQGLEHNGSEGDQLTLSSPSTYDLSFGMNLIKRYKILKYIPVSPTYDQNSLFGSVRSLFKKITPQINCNRNID from the exons ATGGAAGATCGAAAAACTCCCAGTTTTCAAGCTTTTTCCA GACAGTGGGGTTTACCAACAGTCACCATCAGTGCTATTTTGGAAATGTTTGCAGGAATATTAGCACAGGTATTGGAATCAGTAGGAGATTACTACGCATGCTCTCGACTAGCTTGTGCACTTCCTCCTCCACCTAGAGCAATAAATCGTGGAATATTTGCAGAAAGAATTTCCTGTATCATCTCTGGAATTTGGGGGTCTGGATGTGAAATGACTTTTTACAGCCAAAACATTGGAGCAATCGGGATATCAAAA GTGGCTAGTCGTCGGGTTATTCAGTATGGTGCTGTCACCATGATGATTTTTGCAGTTCTGGGGAAGTTTGGAGCCTTCTTAAACATAATTCCTGAGCCCATCATTGGTGGAATCATATGTGTTATGTTTGCATTGGTTACGGGAGTTGGACTATCCAATATCCAATTTATCGACTTTCACTCatcgagaaatatttttatccttgaattttttttatttatggggATTACCATTCCAAAGTGGTTTAGTGGCCATCCTGGTATTATTGATGCAG GGAATGACGTAGCAAACCAACTCATTACAGTTCTTTTGAACACCAGTGTATTTGTTGGTGGACTCAATGCGTTTCTGTTACACAATTCTATACCAG GAACAGAAGAAGAAATAAGGCTTATGAAATGGAGAGAGCAAGGCCTTGAACATAATGGGTCTGAAGGTGATCAGTTGACATTGTCGTCACCTTCAACCTATGACCTCTCATTCGGCATGAACCTAATTAAGAGATATAAAATTTTGAAGTACATTCCTGTCAGTCCAACATACGATCAGAATAGTTTATTTGGTAGTGTAAgatcattgtttaaaaaaattacacctCAAATCAATTGTAATCGTAACATCGACTGA